In Ailuropoda melanoleuca isolate Jingjing chromosome 4, ASM200744v2, whole genome shotgun sequence, the following proteins share a genomic window:
- the ALS2CL gene encoding ALS2 C-terminal-like protein isoform X4 — MCSPEEEALLRLEEVFSATLARINSLVLQPLLETTPEPSDAQGREGVRLLQQLHQSSQRLWEVTEESLHSLQERLGHQDTVGLESLLLLRDADRVLQVHVEYIESYASCVVVQAFQKAAKKRREFWRGQRKALWQLLSGMSSEASVGTALAQALHQPLAHHVQQYVFLLLSLGDSTADPYPTRELVVHAATLFGNLQSFMRQVLDQALATQALRHSLSSRLRDLLCTPARRLLQDSQDVPVTVTPLRAERVLLFDDVLVLLQGHSVHTFDLKLVWLDPGQDGCTFHLLTPEEELSFCSKDPQDRMVWQWKVTQAVCQALRGKKDFPVLGAGLEPSEPPTCRCVAYTFRAEGRLCQATYEGEWCRGRPHGRGTLKWPDGRNHVGSFCQGLEHGFGIRLVPQASEDKFDCYKCHWREGSMCGYGICEYGTDKVYKGYFRAGLRHGFGVLESAPQAPQPFKYTGHWERGQRSGYGVEEDGDRGERYIGMWQADQRHGPGVMVTQAGVCYQGTFQADKMVGPGILLSEDDSLYEGTFTRDLTLVGKGKVTFPNGFTLEGSFGSGAGKGLHTQGVLDTAAFPPDPSSTRKRQLGVGAFPVESRWQGIYGPFRDFVSAGCPGDEQETLLGFHVQNSRELRKSQEYLCCERAQPEPCADRMEDVLDELLLHREPPALRECLGKALSNSLHPLGKLLRTLMLTFQATYAGMGASKHLQALAQEEVKQHARELWAAYRGLLQVALQRKGQAPEEDEDTETRDLQVHGLVLPLMLPSFYSELFTLYLLLHETEDSLYSQGIANLSLFPDTKLLEFLDVQKHLWPLKDLTLTTNQVRRGSPWSGTSASCQPLSVCRRSSPRWTPGRSWRCWRGRTGKLRPPCHVCWARSTSCPWTTCCHC; from the exons ATGTGCAGCCCGGAGGAGGAGGCCCTGCTGCGGCTGGAGGAGGTCTTCTCGGCTACCCTCGCCCGCATCAACAGCCTTGTCCTCCAGCCCCTGCTCGAAACCA ccccagagccctcGGATGCCCAGGGCAGAGAGGGCGTGCGGCTCCTGCAGCAGCTGCACCAGAGCTCCCAGCGGCTCTGGGAGGTGACGGAGGAGAGCCTGCACTCGCTGCAGGAGAGGCTGGGCCACCAGGACACCGTGGGCCTGGAGTCCCTGCTGTTGCTGCGCGACGCCGACCGCGTGCTACAAGTTCACGTGGA GTACATTGAGTCCTACGCGAGCTGCGTGGTGGTGCAGGCCTTTCAGAAGGCAGCAAAGAAGAGGAG ggagTTCTGGCGGGGGCAGCGGAAGGCCCTGTGGCAGCTGCTGTCGGGCATGAGCTCCGAGGCCTCTGTGGGCACGGCACTGGCCCAGGCCCTCCACCAGCCGCTGGCCCATCACGTGCAGCAGTATGTGTTCCTCCTGCTGAGCCTTGGGGACAGCACTGCGGAC CCTTACCCCACGCGGGAGCTGGTGGTGCATGCGGCCACCCTCTTCGGGAACCTGCAGTCCTTCATGAGGCAGGTGCTGGACCAGGCCCTGGCCACGCAGGCTCTCCGGCACTCCCTGAGCAGCCGGCTGAGA GATTTGCTCTGCACCCCTGCACGCCGACTCTTGCAGGACAGCCAGGACGTACCGGTGACGGTGACCCCGCTGCGGGCAGAGCGCGTGCTGCTCTTTGACGATGTCCTCGTCTTGCTGCAG GGTCACAGTGTCCACACCTTTGATCTGAAGCTGGTGTGGCTGGATCCTGGGCAGGACGG GTGCACCTTTCACCTCCTCACACCTGAGGAAGAGCTCTCCTTTTGCTCCAAGGACCCCCAGGACCGG ATGGTCTGGCAGTGGAAAGTGACTcaggctgtgtgccaggccctgcgtGGGAAGAAGGACTTCCCTGTGCTGGGGGCAGGCCTAGAGCCCTCCGAGCCCCCCACCTGCCGCTGCGTGGCATACACCTTCCGTGCGGAGGGCCGGCTCTGCCAGGCCACCTACGAGGGCGAGTGGTGTCGGGGCAGGCCCCATGGCAG GGGCACCCTGAAGTGGCCCGATGGCCGGAATCACGTGGGGAGTTTTTGCCAGGGCCTGGAGCACGG CTTCGGCATCCGCCTGGTGCCTCAGGCCTCGGAGGATAAGTTTGACTGTTACAAGTGCCACTGGCGGGAAGGCAGCATGTGTGGCTACGGCATCTGTGA GTACGGCACCGACAAGGTGTACAAAGGCTACTTCCGGGCGGGCCTGCGGCACGGATTTGGGGTCCTCGAGAGCGCCCCACAGGCCCCACAGCCCTTCAAGTACACGGGCCACTGGGAGAGGGGCCAGCGGAGCGGGTATGGCGTCGAGGAGGACGGTGACAG GGGTGAGCGCTATATTGGCATGTGGCAGGCCGACCAGCGCCACGGTCCGGGGGTCATGGTCACCCAGGCTGGTGTCTGCTACCAGGGGACCTTCCAGGCGGACAAGATGGTG GGCCCCGGGATCCTCCTGTCTGAAGATGACTCCCTGTATGAGGGCACCTTCACCAGGGACCTGACCCTTGTGGGGAAG ggcaaggtcaccttccccaATGGCTTCACCTTGGAGGGCTCTTTTGGCAGCGGGGCAGGGAAAGGACTGCATACCCAGGGTGTGCTGGACACAGCTGCCTTCCCGCCAGATCCGAGCAGCACCCGAAAGAG GCAGCTAGGTGTAGGTGCCTTCCCCGTGGAGAGCCGCTGGCAGGGCATCTATGGCCCCTTCCGGGACTTTGTTAGTGCCGGCTGTCCTGGGGACGAGCAGGAGACCCTGCTGGGCTTCCACGTGCAGAACTCGAGGGAGCTACGCAAGTCCCAGGAGTACCTGTGTTGTGAGAG ggcccagcccgaGCCCTGTGCGGACAGAATGGAAGACGTCTTGGATGAGCTGCTGCTGCACCGGGAGCCCCCGGCCCTGCGGGAGTGCCTCGGGAAG GCTCTGAGCAACTCCCTGCACCCCCTGGGAAAGCTGCTCCGGACGCTGATGCTGACCTTCCAGGCCACGTACGCGGGCATGGGGGCCAGCAAGCATCTGCAGGCGCTGGCCCAGGAGGAGGTGAAGCAGCACGCCCGCGAGCTCTGGGCTGCCTACAG GGGTCTGCTGCAGGTGGCCTTACAGCGCAAGGGCCAGGCTCCCGAGGAGGACGAGGATACGGAGACAAG GGACCTGCAGGTGCATGGCCTCGTGCTGCCCCTTATGCTGCCCAGCTTCTACTCAGAGCTCTTCACTCTCTACCTGCTTCTTCATGAGACGGAGGACAGTCTCTACAGCCAGGGCATCGCCAACCTGAGCCTCTTCCCCGACACCAAGCTGCTCGAGTTCCTGGACGTGCAGAA GCATCTGTGGCCCCTCAAGGACCTCACGCTGACAACCAATCAGGTGAGAAG AGGCTCTCCCTGGTCAGGGACAAGTGCTTCCTGTCAGCCACTGAGTGTCTGCAGAAGATCAT CACCACGGTGGACCCCCGGGAGAAGCTGGAGGTGCTGGAGAGGACGTACGGGGAAATTGAGGCCACCGTGTCACGTGTGCTGGGCCAGGAGCACAAGCTGCCCATGGACGACCTGCTGCCACTGCTGA